A stretch of the Candidatus Binatia bacterium genome encodes the following:
- a CDS encoding YtxH domain-containing protein — MNENPYLNEESRGVASGMSGFMLGAIVGAGVALLFAPAAGTDTRRKLGETAKRLGSAARDKVQEGREQLQDRFGSSSDRERQGSSSSSPTTGFEAGRREPVPSTGSTTNPGQTGRTGATPGRSNP; from the coding sequence ATGAATGAGAATCCTTATCTGAACGAAGAGTCCAGGGGCGTCGCGTCCGGGATGTCCGGCTTCATGCTCGGCGCCATCGTCGGCGCCGGCGTCGCGCTTCTGTTCGCCCCCGCCGCCGGGACCGACACGCGGCGCAAGCTGGGCGAGACGGCCAAGCGTCTCGGCAGCGCGGCGCGCGACAAGGTGCAGGAAGGCCGCGAGCAGCTTCAGGACCGTTTCGGCAGCAGCAGCGATCGCGAACGCCAGGGCTCCTCGTCCTCGAGTCCGACCACGGGCTTCGAAGCGGGCCGCCGCGAGCCGGTTCCCAGCACGGGCAGCACCACGAACCCGGGGCAGACGGGACGCACCGGCGCGACGCCGGGACGGTCGAATCCCTAA
- a CDS encoding response regulator: MSADEITRAEERPLSILVVDDDPDSADSLALLLEHWNHRVCVAYDGAQAIETFRRERPSVALIDISLPDMDGYEVARALKKEEHPATLVALTGYGDDGDLRASKEAGFDRHFVKPIDLRSLRELLLGAGARS; the protein is encoded by the coding sequence ATGAGCGCCGACGAGATCACGCGCGCCGAAGAGCGCCCCCTCTCGATCCTCGTGGTCGACGACGATCCCGACTCGGCCGACAGCCTGGCGCTCCTGCTGGAGCACTGGAACCACCGGGTCTGCGTCGCCTACGACGGCGCGCAGGCGATCGAGACCTTCCGCCGGGAACGGCCGTCGGTCGCGCTGATCGACATCAGCCTTCCCGATATGGACGGGTACGAGGTCGCGCGCGCGCTGAAGAAGGAAGAGCACCCCGCGACGCTCGTCGCATTGACCGGCTACGGCGACGACGGGGACCTGCGCGCCTCCAAGGAGGCCGGCTTCGACCGTCATTTCGTGAAGCCGATCGATCTGCGCAGCCTTCGGGAGCTGCTCCTGGGCGCGGGCGCGCGGTCGTGA
- a CDS encoding SDR family oxidoreductase, which yields MPKKPQRPPQKQRRQPGRERLMKPRPKYDDPSRPSCGRLLGKAALITGGDSGIGRAVAVAFAREGADVAIVYLEEHEDARETERLVREHGRRAILIAGDVGDDSFCREAVRQTVAGLGKIDVLVNNAAEQHPRERLEEISEEQLVRTFRTNVFSMFFLTRAALPHMPEGASIVNTASVTAYRGSAHLIDYASTKGAIVSFTRSLAQALVDRKIRVNAVAPGPIWTPLIPSTFPPDQVKTFGSDVPLGRAGEPVEVAPHYVFLASEEASYTTGQVLHPNGGEIVNG from the coding sequence ATGCCCAAGAAGCCGCAGCGGCCGCCGCAGAAGCAGCGGCGCCAGCCGGGACGCGAGCGCCTGATGAAGCCGCGGCCCAAGTACGACGATCCGTCGCGTCCCTCGTGCGGGCGGCTCCTCGGCAAGGCCGCCCTGATCACGGGAGGAGACAGCGGGATCGGACGCGCCGTGGCGGTGGCCTTCGCCCGGGAGGGCGCCGACGTCGCGATCGTCTACCTGGAGGAGCACGAGGACGCGCGCGAGACCGAGCGGCTGGTCCGGGAGCACGGCCGGCGCGCGATCCTGATCGCGGGCGACGTGGGGGACGACTCGTTCTGCCGCGAGGCGGTGCGACAGACGGTCGCCGGGCTCGGGAAGATCGACGTGCTCGTCAACAACGCGGCCGAGCAGCATCCCCGGGAGCGTCTCGAGGAGATCTCGGAGGAGCAGCTCGTGCGCACGTTCCGGACGAACGTCTTCTCCATGTTCTTCCTGACGCGCGCCGCGCTGCCGCACATGCCGGAGGGCGCCTCGATCGTGAACACGGCCTCGGTGACCGCCTACCGCGGGAGCGCGCACCTCATCGACTACGCCTCCACGAAGGGGGCGATCGTCTCCTTCACCCGCTCGCTCGCCCAGGCGCTCGTCGACCGGAAGATCCGGGTGAACGCCGTGGCGCCGGGACCGATCTGGACGCCGCTCATCCCCTCGACCTTCCCGCCGGACCAGGTCAAGACCTTCGGATCGGACGTTCCGCTGGGACGCGCGGGCGAGCCGGTCGAGGTCGCTCCCCATTACGTGTTCCTCGCGTCGGAAGAGGCCTCGTACACGACGGGACAGGTGCTCCACCCCAACGGGGGGGAGATCGTGAACGGATGA
- a CDS encoding phosphatase PAP2 family protein, producing MSPRSARPRAKLVVIRPEERVRPRGSRATPARSRPERGAGEPHRNGSPPPDLLILHNAGSARFTTEAMNAAAQTVFGPLGLKHRVVTVEAGPGADAAVRRHVARAIREGCRRVVAAGGDGTVSMVAQCLARRRGQDPAVSLGIIPGGTTNVLARELGIPLGLEEAMAVIAEAGQVVALDAILVGRRYVFTQVGVGPDALMIRDTTRERQEKLGRLAYVLTFVRRAFGFRPRWFTLRLDGSVVRARAWQIVAANVGTVGAPPFTWGPRIDPTDGTLDLCVFNVNRKRDFGKLLWRSLTSRHRRDENARFYRVKDRAVVESSQPVLVQGDGEIIGRTPVTMRVVPSALRILVAKPAAGASVTEPATAAAEAAPPATGTGEALPAAAEAAPSAPSRSAASEEDAPAAASDAGAGPEAAPTVTEDVARMIGERSRTWPLQGIFRHPLAAIEAYDAAIFLHLNNVTFGEAVDRGLEALSRFIHYGEGWAVVVLLILFVDLRQGLEAAVVALPALWATMITVNVVLKPIFRRRRPFIAFVKARVIGTRPRDFSFPSGHAAAGFAGAVLLGMFLPRWAPLFYLFALAVSFSRIYLGVHYPSDVVMGAFAGSVLAVVYRALIHLLLAGGA from the coding sequence ATGAGCCCTCGCTCGGCCCGCCCGCGCGCCAAGTTGGTGGTGATCCGCCCCGAAGAGCGGGTCCGCCCCCGGGGCAGCCGCGCCACGCCGGCGCGGAGCCGCCCGGAGCGCGGAGCCGGAGAGCCCCATCGAAACGGCTCGCCGCCGCCCGACCTCCTCATCCTCCACAACGCCGGCTCCGCCCGCTTCACGACCGAGGCGATGAACGCGGCGGCGCAGACGGTGTTCGGACCGCTCGGCCTCAAGCACCGCGTGGTCACGGTGGAGGCCGGGCCCGGCGCCGACGCGGCGGTGCGCCGTCACGTGGCGCGCGCGATCCGCGAGGGCTGCAGGCGCGTCGTCGCCGCGGGAGGCGACGGCACGGTCAGCATGGTGGCGCAGTGCCTGGCGCGCCGGCGCGGCCAGGACCCCGCCGTCTCGCTCGGCATCATCCCGGGCGGCACCACGAACGTCCTGGCCCGCGAGCTGGGAATTCCACTCGGGCTGGAAGAAGCGATGGCGGTGATCGCCGAGGCCGGCCAGGTCGTGGCGCTGGACGCCATCCTCGTGGGCCGGCGGTACGTCTTCACCCAGGTGGGCGTCGGCCCCGACGCGCTCATGATCCGCGACACGACCCGCGAGCGGCAGGAGAAGCTGGGCCGCCTCGCCTACGTGCTCACATTCGTGCGGCGGGCCTTCGGCTTCCGGCCGCGGTGGTTCACGCTGCGTCTGGACGGCTCCGTGGTCCGCGCGCGCGCCTGGCAGATCGTGGCCGCCAACGTGGGAACGGTGGGCGCCCCTCCGTTCACGTGGGGACCCCGCATCGATCCCACCGACGGGACGCTCGACCTGTGCGTTTTCAACGTGAACCGGAAGCGCGACTTCGGAAAGCTGCTCTGGCGCTCCCTGACGAGCCGCCACCGGAGGGACGAGAACGCGCGCTTCTACCGCGTCAAGGACCGCGCGGTCGTGGAGTCGAGCCAGCCGGTGCTGGTGCAGGGCGACGGCGAGATCATCGGACGCACCCCGGTGACGATGCGGGTCGTTCCCTCGGCCCTCCGCATCCTGGTCGCCAAGCCCGCAGCCGGCGCCAGCGTGACCGAGCCTGCCACGGCGGCAGCCGAAGCGGCGCCCCCCGCGACCGGGACCGGGGAGGCGCTCCCCGCGGCGGCGGAAGCGGCTCCCTCGGCGCCGAGCCGCAGCGCGGCTTCCGAAGAAGACGCTCCGGCGGCGGCCTCCGACGCGGGCGCCGGTCCCGAGGCCGCGCCCACCGTGACCGAGGACGTCGCCCGGATGATCGGCGAGCGCTCCCGCACGTGGCCGCTCCAGGGGATCTTCCGCCACCCGCTCGCCGCGATCGAGGCGTACGACGCCGCCATCTTTCTCCACCTCAACAACGTCACGTTCGGCGAGGCCGTGGACCGCGGGCTGGAGGCCCTCTCGCGCTTCATCCACTATGGCGAGGGGTGGGCCGTCGTCGTGCTGCTCATCCTCTTCGTGGACCTTCGGCAGGGGCTGGAGGCCGCCGTCGTGGCGCTTCCGGCGCTGTGGGCCACGATGATCACGGTCAACGTCGTCCTGAAGCCCATCTTCCGGCGCCGGCGTCCCTTCATCGCGTTCGTCAAGGCGCGGGTCATCGGAACGCGTCCGCGCGACTTCTCCTTTCCCTCGGGCCACGCCGCCGCCGGGTTCGCGGGCGCGGTGCTGCTCGGCATGTTCCTGCCGCGGTGGGCTCCTCTCTTCTACCTGTTCGCGCTCGCGGTGAGCTTCTCGCGGATCTATCTCGGCGTGCACTACCCGAGCGACGTCGTCATGGGGGCGTTCGCCGGCAGCGTCCTCGCGGTGGTCTATCGCGCGCTCATCCACCTGCTCCTCGCCGGCGGCGCCTGA